CATTGTAATTCTGGAAAAGCGATTCAATTTTATCGGTTTCAAACTTGGAAGTCTTCAAGAATTCATCCAACAGGGACGTGAAATGTGCTGTTTCCCATTCGCCATTAAATTCTCTTAGAAATACACCgatttctgattttttcaattgtgAGCAACCCGCAAACCTGGTAAGTATATCCTCATATGAACTTATTGAATCTACAGTCTTGGCAATAACCACTGCGTCATTTTTGCTCAACTTTAATCCTTCTTTTACGATGCTTTCTGTGACAGAAACCAGGTTGTTAACTTTCTTCTTAGGGTTTCCAATAATCTGTAAATTGGCCATAGGGGACAAGGTCGCGCTTAGTATAAAATTCTGCTGGAAAGTAGGCGAGCAACCAATCTTTTCCCTTAAAACAGGAAGTTTTTCTACAAACATTGGATATAATTCGATAAAGCTTTTCAAATGTGAGTTCAatattttatcattgtATATATGATTAATCCTGTCCATATCGTGACAgttcttttcattgaaatgCACGACGGATTCATCATTAtgccaaaagaaaataacattaTCTAGATGAGCTTTTTGAATCAATTGCAAAGCCAATAATGGCGTCGGCCCTGCCAAGATTTTCTCCATCTCGACACCGACTCGTTCTCTAGAgatttttgaattgaatGCATTATTGATTTGAGGATCGTCCATTTCAGCCATTACTTCTGGATCTATCGAAAAGTTGAATCTAGAAGCAAAACGAATCAATCTTAAAACTCGCAAGGGATCGTCCAAAAAAGTTTGTTTTGCTGGAAGTGGGGTACGCAGAATACcgtttttcaaatcttgtAGTCCTCTCTTGGTGAAATCTTCCACTTCACCTTTATGAATGTTATAAAAAAGAGCGTTCAACGTAGCATCCCTTCTCAAAGCATCTTCTTCAGGTGTTCCAAAGCACACTTTAGGAATCCTAGAAAGTTCGGTGTACTTCTCAGATCTTAGATTTACAAAATCTACTTCAACACCGAAAAGCTTAGTGGTCGCCGTTTCCAGATGTTTGGATTTTTCAGGGTTCTTGTCAATCTTGTGAATGTTGTGAGGTTTGGCTCCATACTTGACGTAATGCTGCTGCAAATATTCATTCAAACCAGTAGCGAATTGTTCACCCGACATAACATTGATGGCGATATCCAGATCGTGAGAGCCTTGTCCCAGCAGCTTGTCCCGCACCCACCCCCCCGTGATCCGAAGTATCAGTGGCTCCGGATTATTATGGTGCTCCTGGTTGTACAGATCCGTATAATCATTAAGCAGGTTACAGATATGTTGTTCCACTTTAGTCAAGGTGATCTTTGGTGCATTCAAGGCAAAATTAGAATTAGTCATTGTTTTCTGAGGGACACTTTTCAT
This genomic stretch from Saccharomyces mikatae IFO 1815 strain IFO1815 genome assembly, chromosome: 5 harbors:
- the CCA1 gene encoding tRNA adenylyltransferase (similar to Saccharomyces cerevisiae CCA1 (YER168C); ancestral locus Anc_8.233); translated protein: MLRPTVSLLMKSVPQKTMTNSNFALNAPKITLTKVEQHICNLLNDYTDLYNQEHHNNPEPLILRITGGWVRDKLLGQGSHDLDIAINVMSGEQFATGLNEYLQQHYVKYGAKPHNIHKIDKNPEKSKHLETATTKLFGVEVDFVNLRSEKYTELSRIPKVCFGTPEEDALRRDATLNALFYNIHKGEVEDFTKRGLQDLKNGILRTPLPAKQTFLDDPLRVLRLIRFASRFNFSIDPEVMAEMDDPQINNAFNSKISRERVGVEMEKILAGPTPLLALQLIQKAHLDNVIFFWHNDESVVHFNEKNCHDMDRINHIYNDKILNSHLKSFIELYPMFVEKLPVLREKIGCSPTFQQNFILSATLSPMANLQIIGNPKKKVNNLVSVTESIVKEGLKLSKNDAVVIAKTVDSISSYEDILTRFAGCSQLKKSEIGVFLREFNGEWETAHFTSLLDEFLKTSKFETDKIESLFQNYNEFYSYIYDNNMNNCHELKPIVDGKQMAKLLEMKPGPWLGKINNEAIRWQFDNPCGTDTDLITHLRAVLPKYL